A DNA window from Gasterosteus aculeatus chromosome 16, fGasAcu3.hap1.1, whole genome shotgun sequence contains the following coding sequences:
- the LOC120834044 gene encoding olfactory receptor 11A1-like: MDYRSNVTYITFGGHVEVQKYRYLYFVIMFTMYILIISCNVIIVCIIMIHKNLHEPMYIFIAALLINSVLFSTVIYPKLLIDFLSEKQIISYPACLFQWFSYYWLAASDILLLSIMAYDRYVSICNPLKYTTIMQKKTVNIFLISAWVLPVCLLSVGLLLIAKKEICTFNLKGILCNSTVQTLHCVRSRILNIYGLVNLVTVLILPVLFILFTYSRILVVLYRCRGVRRRAAQTCLPHLLVLINFSCLTAYDVLLLRLELNSPKIVRLIMTLQAVIYHPLFNPIIYGLTITRIYDNLKRLFC; the protein is encoded by the coding sequence ATGGATTATAGATCAAATGTGACATATATAACTTTTGGTGGGCATGTGGAAGTGCAAAAATATAgatatctttattttgtgatcatgtttacgatgtatattttaataattagcTGTAATGTCATAATTGTGTGCATCATAATGATTCACAAAAACCTGCATGagccaatgtacattttcattgcagctttgttaatcaactctgttcttttcagcactgttatctacccaaagcttttgattgacttcttatcagaaaaacagatcatatCTTATCCAGCATGTCTCTTCCAGTGGTTTTCATATTACTGGTTAGCTGCTTCAGATATCTTGCTCTTGTCCATCATggcctatgacagatatgtgtCCATATGTAACCCTCTGAAATATACAaccatcatgcaaaaaaaaactgttaacatCTTTCTTATTTCGGCTTGGGTtctgcctgtttgtttgttgtcagtAGGACTATTACTAATtgctaaaaaagaaatctgtacATTTAATTTGAAAGGAATACTTTGCAACAGCACAGTTCAAACACTTCACTGTGTTAGATCAAGAATACTGAATATATATGGCTTGGTTAATTTGGTTACTGTTTTAATTCTCCCTGTTCTCTTCATACTCTTCACATACAGCAGGATACTTGTAGTATTGTATCGATGTAGAGGAGTCAGGAGAAGAGCTGCACAGACCTGTTTACCCCATCTGCTGGTTCTAATCAACTTTTCCTGTTTAACTGCATATGATGTACTTCTTCTTCGACTGGAACTCAATTCGCCCAAAATTGTACGTTTAATAATGACTTTACAAGCTGTAATATATCACCCCCTTTTTAATCCAATCATTTATGGACTAACAATTACGAGGATTTATGATAACCTTAAAAGGCTCTTCTGCTGA
- the LOC144388836 gene encoding uncharacterized protein LOC144388836: MAARRLAFNSPSTPLRGHQLSASPQTDEKKLLKALSGSSRQLQQQTTDINERFAPLERSGLCGFLSMEERNRLKEEETGARSHDREAVRRLHNSETNYRRHEPEQGCWNRDKVRWLMTRWNPGVPPPWSSRRTERTALLAGSRVDCTVATRTRAACTTDLPRKTRRQ; encoded by the exons atggcggcacgacgtctcgcgttcaactcgccttcaactcctctccgcggtcaccaactttcggccagtccgcagacagacgagaagaagctgctgaaagctctcagtggatcgtctcgtcaactccaacaacaaaccaccgatatcaacgagcggttcgctccactggagcgttcgggactctgcgggtttctgtccatggaggagaggaaccgactcaaagaagaggagacgggcgcgcGATCCCACGATagg gaagcggtgcgccgtcttcacaactccgagacgaactacaggcgccacgaaccggagcaagg ctgctggaatcgagacaaagtgcgctggctgatgacgaggtggaacccTGGAgttccgccaccgtggagctcacgtcggacggagaggacggcgttgttggcggggtctcgggtggattgtacggtcgccacacgcacacgagccgcctgcacaacagacctgcctcggaaaacacggcgccagtga
- the LOC120834043 gene encoding olfactory receptor 11A1-like: protein MDNRLNVTYITFGGHVEVHKYRYLYFVVMFTVYILIISSNFTIVCIIMIHKNLHEPMYIFIAALLINSVLFSTAIYPKLFIDFLSEKQIISYPACLSQWFLYYWLAASDIVLLSIMAYDRYVSICNPLKYPTIMRKNTVDIFLISAWFLPVCLFLVGLLLNAKNKICKFHLKGILCNSTIQTLHCVRSTILNIYGLFLLVTFLFLPVLFILFTYSRILVVSYRCRGVRRRAAQTCLPHLLVLINFSCFTAYDVLLSRLEPDSSKIVRLIMALQVVIYHPLFNPIIYGLKMRRIYDHLKNLFCKMV from the coding sequence ATGGATAATCGCTTAAATGTTACTTATATAACTTTTGGTGGGCATGTAGAAGTGCACAAATATAGATATCTTTATTTTGTGGTCATGTTTACggtgtatattttaataattagcaGTAATTTCACTATTGTGTGCATCATAATGATTCACAAAAACCTGCATGagccaatgtacattttcattgcagctttgttaatcaactctgttcttttcagcactgcTATCTACCCAAAGCTTTTTATTGACTTCttatcagaaaaacagatcatatCTTATCCAGCATGTCTCTCCCAGTGGTTTTTATATTACTGGTTAGCTGCTTCAGATATAGTTCTCTTGTCCATCATggcctatgacagatatgtgtCTATATGTAACCCTCTGAAATATCCAACCATAATGCGAAAAAACACTGTGGACATTTTTCTAATCTCGGCTTGGTTtctgcctgtttgtttgtttttagtaggattattattaaatgctaaaaataaaatctgtaaATTCCACTTGAAAGGAATACTTTGCAACAGCACAATTCAAACACTTCACTGTGTGAGATCAACAATATTGAATATATATGGCTTGTTTCTTCTTGTTACTTTTTTATTCCTCCCTGTGCTCTTCATACTCTTCACATACAGCAGGATACTTGTAGTATCGTATCGATGTAGAGGAGTCAGGAGAAGAGCTGCACAGACCTGTTTACCCCATCTGCTGGTTCTAATCAACTTTTCCTGTTTCACTGCATATGATGTACTTCTTTCTCGACTGGAACCTGATTCTTCAAAAATTGTACGTTTAATAATGGCTTTACAAGTTGTAATATATCACcctctttttaatccaatcatTTATGGACTAAAAATGAGGAGAATTTATGATCACCTTAAGAATCTCTTTTGCAAAATGGTGTAG
- the LOC144388788 gene encoding olfactory receptor 11A1-like → MDYRSNVTYITFGGHVEVHKYRYLYFMVMFTVYILIISSNVTIVCIIMIHKNLHEPMYIFIAALLINSVLFSTAIYPKLFIDFLSEKQIISYPACLLQWFSYYWLAISDIFLLSIMAYDRYVSICNPLKYTTVMRKTTVNLLLFFAWILPAVFFLVAIILNTKKEICHFNLKGILCNSTVQTLHCVRSRTLNIYGLVNLVTVLILPVLFILFTYSRILVVLYRCRGVRRRAAQTCLPHLLVLINFSCLTAYDVLLLRLELNSPKIVRLIMTLQAVIYHPLFNPIIYGLTITRIYDHLKRLFCRMV, encoded by the coding sequence ATGGATTATAGATCAAATGTGACTTATATAACTTTTGGTGGGCATGTAGAAGTGCACAAATATAGATATCTTTATTTTATGgtcatgtttacagtgtatattttaataattagcaGTAATGTCACTATTGTGTGCATCATAATGATTCACAAAAACCTGCATGagccaatgtacattttcattgcagctttgttaatcaactctgttcttttcagcactgcTATCTACCCAAAGCTTTTTATTGACTTCttatcagaaaaacagatcatatCTTATCCAGCATGTCTTCTCCAGTGGTTTTCATATTACTGGTTAGCCATTTCAGATATCTTTCTCTTGTCCATCATggcctatgacagatatgtgtCCATATGTAACCCTCTGAAATATACAACCGTCATGCGAAAAACAACTGTTAATCTCCTTCTGTTTTTCGCTTGGATTcttcctgctgttttttttttagtagcaataatactaaatactaaGAAAGAAAtctgtcattttaatttgaaaggaaTACTTTGCAACAGCACAGTTCAAACACTTCACTGTGTTAGATCAAGAACACTGAATATATATGGCTTGGTTAATTTGGTTACTGTTTTAATTCTCCCTGTTCTCTTTATACTCTTCACATACAGCAGGATACTTGTAGTATTGTATCGATGTAGAGGAGTCAGGAGAAGAGCTGCACAGACCTGTTTACCCCATTTGCTGGTTCTAATCAACTTTTCCTGTTTAACTGCATATGATGTACTTCTTCTTCGACTGGAACTCAATTCGCCCAAAATTGTACGTTTAATAATGACTTTACAAGCTGTAATATATCACCCCCTTTTTAATCCAATCATTTATGGACTAACAATTACGAGGATTTATGATCACCTTAAAAGGCTCTTCTGCAGAATGGTGTAG